Proteins co-encoded in one Gouania willdenowi chromosome 1, fGouWil2.1, whole genome shotgun sequence genomic window:
- the gemin6 gene encoding gem-associated protein 6, producing the protein MLCDWLHLGPQEWLQFVNKEVKVKAGNDDELRGWLHTVDPVSASLVLVTFGHQGASVVVLMGHAVRELQVLREADEVTSQRLRTCFLPHRKPRLEPQEVKRRKAGLQRWLEENRLPVEEDGERLVVGGALSVAPPYGPEDCESSNQIILLRIQSLIRDAQLHTD; encoded by the exons atgttgtgcgACTGGCTTCACTTAGGTCCGCAGGAGTGGCTTCAGTTCGTCAACAAAGAGGTTAAAGTGAAGGCGGGAAATGACGACGAGCTCCGCGGGTGGTTACACACGGTGGATCCGGTGAGCGCGAG TCTGGTGCTGGTGACCTTTGGCCATCAGGGGGCGTCAGTGGTCGTGCTGATGGGCCACGCTGTGCGGGAGTTACAGGTTCTCCGTGAGGCCGATGAGGTCACGTCTCAGCGGCTGCGCACGTGTTTCCTCCCCCACAGGAAGCCCCGCCTGGAGCCGCAGGAAGTGAAGCGGAGGAAGGCGGGGCTACAGCGCTGGCTGGAGGAGAACCGACTTCCTGTGGAGGAGGACGGGGAGCGGCTGGTGGTGGGCGGAGCTCTGAGTGTGGCTCCGCCCTACGGACCTGAGGACTGTGAGAGCAGCAACCAGATCATTCTGCTACGCATCCAGAGCCTCATCAGAGACGCACAACTACACACtgactga